From a region of the Tachysurus fulvidraco isolate hzauxx_2018 chromosome 5, HZAU_PFXX_2.0, whole genome shotgun sequence genome:
- the avpr2b.1 gene encoding vasopressin V2 receptor produces MNANCYFNGVNMSFLSSNVSNVNLTRKAVDNQPPRDERLARIEITLLGVIFLSATALNLGLLLVLVRRRGSMSRMRVFVLHLCLADLAVAFFQVCPQLLWDITDRFVGPDLVCRLVKYLQVVGMFASAYMIVVMTLDRYQAVCNPMGTLQRRRARWNLPVCIVWAVSLVGALPQIFIFSRVQIAPEVFDCWAQFVQPWGLKAYVTWTTLVIFALPILTVIVCQVCICRAVRVRLHMNTRHEGCTNASSVLGLSKARVKTVKMTVVIVLVYVVCWAPFFTVQLWSVWDDDAPTESATFTILMLLASLNSCANPCIFLVFSGPGPKQLLALMCMSQSESKMSVPEDATVFSTVYLSLKSLT; encoded by the exons ATGAACGCTAATTGTTACTTTAATGGTGTAAACATGTCGTTCTTGAGCTCAAACGTCAGCAACGTGAACCTGACGCGGAAAGCAGTGGACAATCAGCCGCCGCGGGATGAAAGATTAGCTCGGATCGAGATCACGCTGCTCGGTGTTATCTTCCTGAGCGCTACGGCTCTGAATCTCGGTCTCTTGCTCGTGCTAGTGAGGAGGCGCGGGTCCATGTCCCGCATGCGTGTCTTCGTTTTGCACCTGTGCCTGGCGGATCTCGCCGTTGCTTTTTTCCAGGTGTGTCCTCAGCTCCTGTGGGACATCACGGACCGTTTTGTAGGTCCAGATTTGGTGTGCCGCTTGGTCAAGTACCTACAGGTGGTCGGCATGTTCGCCTCTGCTTACATGATAGTTGTGATGACACTAGATCGCTACCAAGCTGTGTGCAACCCCATGGGCACTCTTCAGAGGAGGAGAGCGCGCTGGAACTTGCCGGTGTGCATCGTTTGGGCAGTATCCCTTGTGGGCGCCCTACcgcagatttttattttctcccgCGTACAAATAGCTCCAGAGGTCTTCGACTGCTGGGCGCAATTCGTACAACCGTGGGGACTTAAAGCATACGTGACGTGGACAACTTTGGTCATATTTGCGCTGCCGATCTTGACAGTGATCGTGTGCCAGGTATGCATTTGCCGCGCCGTGAGGGTCAGATTGCACATGAACACGCGCCATGAGGGCTGCACAAATGCTAGCAGCGTGCTCGGACTCTCCAAGGCGCGCGTAAAGACCGTCAAGATGACCGTAGTAATCGTCCTCGTTTACGTGGTTTGCTGGGCGCCTTTCTTCACCGTACAGCTGTGGTCAGTGTGGGACGACGACGCTCCGACTGAAT CTGCAACATTCACCATCCTTATGCTGCTTGCAAGTCTGAATAGCTGTGCCAACCCCTGCATCTTCCTTGTCTTCAGTGGCCCAGGACCCAAGCAACTGTTGGCACTGATGTGTATGAGCCAGAGCGAAAGTAAAATGTCTGTGCCTGAGGATGCCACAGTGTTCAGTACTGTCTACCTAAGCTTAAAGAGTCTCACTTAG
- the trnt1 gene encoding CCA tRNA nucleotidyltransferase 1, mitochondrial, whose protein sequence is MWGGRVLITQVVKTVRLRWSHRHFYTMHVKTKEFQSLFTDGLKTLAEIFQKHKFELRIAGGAVRDLLSGKQPEDVDFATTATPEEMKHMFQDAGIRMINNKGEKHGTITARLSNQNFEVTTLRVDVQTDGRHAEVEFTTDWQKDAERRDLTINSMFLGLDGTLYDYFKGYEDLQNRKVRFVGNSALRIQEDFLRILRYFRFYGRVAAAPGLHDPDTLSAIRDNGRGLAGISGERIWVELKKMLVGNHAAHLLELIYELDLAQYIGLPADVSMEEMKQVYKRTEGSFPKPMTVLSTVLRGPEDVEKLDLRLKISREEKTLGLFLVKHRRDLVKGQDEKDGLKPFTDYIIDSREPDAQSKVLELLKYQGERKLLDELSRWTVPRFPVSGHDLRRLGITSGKEIGTTLQELRDVWKKSRYRLGKEELLSTISRS, encoded by the exons ATGTGGGGAGGAAGAGTTCTCATCACCCAAGTGGTAAAAACAGTTCGCCTCCGGTGGAGTCACCGACATTTCTACACCATGCATGTGAAAACCAAAGAGTTCCAGTCATTATTCACCGATGGTCTGAAGACTCTAGCAG AGATTTTTCAAAAGCATAAGTTTGAGCTCAGGATTGCTGGGGGAGCCGTGCGGGATCTTCTGTCAGGGAAACAACCTGAAGATGTAGATTTTGCTACTACTGCTACACCTGAGGAGATGAAGCACATGTTCCAGGATGCAGGGATCCGAATGATTAACAACAAAGGAGAGAAACATGGTACCATCACTGCTAGG CTGAGTAACCAGAACTTTGAAGTGACCACTCTGCGTGTGGATGTGCAGACAGATGGGAGACACGCGGAAGTGGAATTCACAACAGACTGGCAGAAAGATGCTGAGCGCAGAGACCTCACAATTAACTCCATGTTCCTCG GGCTGGATGGAACCTTGTATGATTATTTCAAAGGTTATGAGGATCTCCAGAACAGAAAAGTTCGCTTTGTTGGGAATAGTGCACTTAGGATTCAAGAAGACTTCTTGCGGATTCTGCGATATTTCAG ATTTTATGGGCGCGTAGCAGCCGCGCCAGGGCTGCATGATCCTGACACACTGAGTGCGATCCGGGACAACGGACGAGGCCTGGCTGGAATCTCGGGGGAGAGAATCTGGGTGGAACTAAAGAAGATGCTGGTGGGGAATCATGCGGCTCACCTGCTCGAGCTTATTTATGAGCTCGATTTGGCTCAGTATATAG GACTCCCAGCAGATGTCAGTATGGAGGAGATGAAGCAGGTGTACAAGAGGACTGAAGGCAGCTTTCCTAAACCAATGACCGTGCTCTCAACTGTGCTACGTGGCCCAGAAGACGTGGAAAAGCTGGATTTGCGGTTAAAGATCTCCAGAGAGGAGAAGACCCTCGGCCTCTTTCTAGTGAAGCACAGACGAGACCTTGTTAAAGGACAAGATGAGAAGGACGGCCTGAAGCCCTTCACTGATTACATCATCGAT tCTCGAGAGCCAGACGCCCAGAGCAAAGTACTGGAGCTTCTGAAGTACCAGGGTGAGAGGAAGCTTCTGGATGAACTGAGTCGGTGGACTGTCCCTCGTTTCCCTGTAAGCGGCCATGACCTGCGTCGCCTTGGAATCACGTCAGGCAAGGAGATTGGTACAACCCTTCAGGAGCTGCGTGATGTCTGGAAGAAGAGCCGCTACCGGCTGGGAAAGGAGGAACTCTTGAGCACCATCAGCAGGTCCTAA
- the arl6ip5a gene encoding ADP-ribosylation factor-like 6 interacting protein 5a, producing MAKVELTPLRPWDDFFPGSERFAKPDIRDLQKWNNRVVSNLLYYQTNYMLMAVVVFLIVGFMNPTGMVTGAAVVVAVFLGAVWAGDNKAVIKNFKKDNPTLFVFLVMFVSYLLMSLFGGVMVLILGVKLPLMLIFAHASLRLRNMKNKLENKMESAGLKKSPMGILLEALGQQEENLSKIQDFLESKLKE from the exons ATGGCTAAAGTAGAGTTAACGCCGCTCAGACCGTGGGATGATTTCTTCCCTGGATCTGAACGATTTGCCAAACCAGATATCCGCGATTTACAGAAATGGAACAACAGAGTTGTCAGTAACCTGCTTTACTACCAGACTAATTACATGTTGATGGCTGTGGTCGTGTTTCTCATAGTTGG GTTTATGAACCCCACTGGCATGGTGACCGGAGCTGCAGTAGTCGTAGCAGTGTTCCTCGGCGCTGTGTGGGCTGGAGATAACAAAGCTGTGATCAAGAACTTTAAGAAGGACAACCCTACGCTGTTTGTCTTTTTAGTGATGTTTGTCAGCTACCTCCTTATGTCTCTCTTCGGCGGAGTCATGGTGTTAATTTTGGGGGTTAAACTCCCGCTGATGT TGATCTTTGCTCATGCATCTCTTCGTCTGCGTAACATGAAGAACAAGCTGGAGAATAAGATGGAGAGTGCGGGGCTGAAAAAGTCACCCATGGGCATTCTACTGGAAGCACTTGGCCAACAGGAAGAGAATTTAAGCAAGATTCAAGACTTTCTGGAGAGCAAGCTCAAGGAATGA
- the frmd4ba gene encoding FERM domain-containing protein 4B isoform X6, giving the protein MTPGQRSRMFPRLRGNVELESEHVFKLAAFVLQEAKGDYTSDESATSDLKKLPVFPTAVLKEHPSLAYCEGRVIEHYKTLKGLTRGKAIVQYLLLVESLPSYGVHYYEVKDKQGIPWWLGISYKGIAQYDQQDKLKPRKVFHWKQLENLYFREKKFAVEVNDPPRRASSKSTFGQSGHTIHTWYASHSLIKTIWAMAISQHQFYLDCKQSKSKISTSKNLGDIAMDLTDNGASRVSKLVSGESKDQLIMASNGSLASAGSADSEVNEELKKEKIVELKKKADSLQELLTQNLSELKKICLREAELTGKLPKEYPLASGEKPPSVRRRVGTSFKLDELFPYDADPHLRNLESRFALQQKIVEAAKKLANEMELCKTVKKKRRRNFEDAKRTLQQIENEINDYRVKTGKKPTQRASVIIDDMNAAELSSLSDSLNLDDDEAFVVQRQRSRSVQCSPRPPDSLSIPYHSDRRVSEQPHNSDGINYGEVQEPYPYVNQVTLSPHNSPFYAPSRQAGNSRSMPPTPQLTRNAFSSIQLRCEEDTPEHFRQRSGSLESQSLFASECDGPEPVFTINTGARRSNSTEVLDDVSSHTSQSSTEYCGHSRARNRHRRQRDYTTYANTGSMPNLAQNDTRCYTHKAPTRPTTTAYYVTGYPCFTDPYTNGTYAYEDETAGHYSVNPSYQALSYNTQEPYGEYNHTEMDPMSQNPYATLRQPRTRPPSRNENLSKGMQRAMVAEHLRGWYNRNATHRQMPYEYERESQQVLPYRVTPHTYGYNDRNPLYASVSPASNTGNWRDHLSVGLSEYSMGLHPQHAYSYNSVHQGHLPHSRHAFSPHPAPSWYYPPPSFSPSACTSSSSYFSLPPPPSSRYRVERSACDGSKTDMVNKASLLNVALDTTSHSF; this is encoded by the exons TGATGAAAGTGCAACATCAGACTTGAAAAAGCTGCCCGTGTTTCCCACAGCTGTTTTAAAGGAGCACCCATCCCTGGCCTATTG TGAAGGCAGAGTCATCGAGCATTACAAAACCCTCAAAGGGCTCACCCGAGGAAAGGCCATCGTACA GTATCTCCTGTTAGTGGAATCTTTACCTTCATATGGTGTTCATTATTATGAAGTGAAG GACAAGCAGGGAATTCCGTGGTGGTTGGGAATCAGCTACAAAGGCATTGCCCAGTACGACCAACAAGACAAGCTAAAACCCAGGAAG GTCTTTCACTGGAAGCAGTTGGAGAACTTGTATTTCCGTGAGAAGAAATTTGCAGTTGAGGTCAACGACCCTCCCAG GAGAGCATCATCCAAGTCCACTTTTGGCCAGTCTGGACATACGATCCACACGTGGTATGCCAGCCACTCACTGATAAAAACCATCTGGGCTATGGCCATCAGCCAGCACCAGTTCTACCTCGACTGCAAACAGAGCAAA TCTAAAATAAGCACATCTAAGAATCTGGGAGACATCGCCATGGACCTTACAGATAATGGTGCCTCAAGAGTCAGCAAGCTGGTGAGTGGAGAGAGCAAAGACCAGCTCATCATGGCCAGCAATGGAAGCTTGGCCTCTGCAG gttCTGCAGATTCTGAGGTTAATGAGGAGCTGAAGAAAGAGAAGATTGTGGAGCTGAAGAAGAAAGCAGATAGCCTTCAGGAACTTCTAACTCAGAACTTGAGTGAGCTTAAGAAGATCTGCCTCAGAGAAGCA GAACTGACAGGTAAATTGCCTAAAGAATATCCTTTAGCATCAGGAGAGAAGCCTCCTTCCGTTAGAAGACGTGTAGGAACTTCTTTCAAGCTGGATGAACTTTTCCCTTATGATGCG GACCCTCACTTGAGGAACTTAGAAAGCCGGTTTGCTCTTCAGCAGAAGATTGTAGAAGCGGCAAAGAAGCTTGCCAATGAAATGGAACTTTGTAAAACTGTGAAGAAGAAACGAAGGAGGAACTTTGAAGATGCTAAGAGGACCCTTCAACAGATTGAGAATGAAATTAATGACTACAGAGTGAAAACGGGCAAGAAACCTACACAAAGGGCCTCTGTGATTATTG ATGACATGAATGCAGCAGAACTCAGCTCACTATCTGACAGCTTAAACCTGGATGATG ATGAGGCATTTGTAGTACAACGGCAGCGTTCCCGTTCAGTCCAGTGTTCTCCACGGCCTCCAGACAGCCTCAGCATTCCATATCACTCCGATCGCAGGGTCTCAGAGCAACCACACAACTCTGACGG AATAAACTACGGTGAAGTCCAAGAACCTTACCCCTACGTTAACCAAGTCACTTTATCACCGCACAACAGCCCGTTTTACGCTCCCTCCAGACAAGCAGGAAACTCCCGCAGCATGCCTCCTACACCCCAGCTGACCCGCAACGCCTTTAGCAGCATCCAGCTCAG GTGTGAGGAGGACACGCCTGAGCACTTCCGTCAGCGCAGTGGCAGTCTAGAGTCTCAGTCACTCTTTGCCTCAGAGTGTGACGGCCCCGAGCCTGTGTTCACAATCAACACTGGTGCCCGACGCAGCAACAGCACTGAGGTACTTGACGATGTCTCCTCACACACCAGCCAGTCAAGCACGGAGTACTGCGGCCATTCGCGCGCTCGAAACCGCCACCGTCGCCAGAGAGATTACACCACCTATGCTAATACAGGCAGCATGCCCAACTTGGCACAGAATGATACCCGCTGCTACACCCACAAGGCACCGACCAGACCTACCACAACAGCCTACTACGTCACTGGATACCCCTGTTTCACAGATCCGTACACCAACGGAACCTATGCATATGAGGATGAGACGGCGGGCCATTATAGCGTAAATCCTTCCTACCAGGCTCTGTCGTACAATACACAGGAACCATACGGTGAATATAATCACACTGAGATGGACCCCATGAGCCAGAATCCATATGCCACACTGAGGCAGCCAAGGACTCGACCGCCATCGAGGAATGAAAACCTATCAAAGGGCATGCAGAGGGCCATGGTGGCCGAGCACTTACGAGGCTGGTATAACCGGAACGCAACGCACAGGCAGATGCCGTACGAGTACGAGAGGGAGTCCCAGCAAGTCCTACCCTACAGGGTGACGCCACATACTTATGGCTATAACGATCGCAACCCCTTATACGCCTCAG TTTCTCCAGCATCTAACACGGGGAACTGGCGTGATCACTTGTCTGTGGGTTTATCGGAATACAGCATGGGCCTTCATCCACAGCATGCCTATAGCTACAATTCTGTCCATCAGGGTCACCTTCCACACAGCCG ACATGCCTTCAGTCCACACCCTGCACCCTCCTGGTACTACCCACCTCCTTCCTTCTCACCTAGTGCCTGTACTTCCTCATCTTCTTACTTCTCCCTCCCACCACCCCCTTCTTCCCGCTATCGGGTGGAGCGTTCGGCCTGTGATGGTTCCAAAACTGACATGGTTAATAAAGCTTCCTTGCTAAATGTAGCCCTTGata CCACCAGCCACAGCTTCTAG
- the frmd4ba gene encoding FERM domain-containing protein 4B isoform X7, whose amino-acid sequence MLYNEGNVELESEHVFKLAAFVLQEAKGDYTSDESATSDLKKLPVFPTAVLKEHPSLAYCEGRVIEHYKTLKGLTRGKAIVQYLLLVESLPSYGVHYYEVKDKQGIPWWLGISYKGIAQYDQQDKLKPRKVFHWKQLENLYFREKKFAVEVNDPPRRASSKSTFGQSGHTIHTWYASHSLIKTIWAMAISQHQFYLDCKQSKSKISTSKNLGDIAMDLTDNGASRVSKLVSGESKDQLIMASNGSLASAGSADSEVNEELKKEKIVELKKKADSLQELLTQNLSELKKICLREAELTGKLPKEYPLASGEKPPSVRRRVGTSFKLDELFPYDADPHLRNLESRFALQQKIVEAAKKLANEMELCKTVKKKRRRNFEDAKRTLQQIENEINDYRVKTGKKPTQRASVIIDDMNAAELSSLSDSLNLDDDEAFVVQRQRSRSVQCSPRPPDSLSIPYHSDRRVSEQPHNSDGINYGEVQEPYPYVNQVTLSPHNSPFYAPSRQAGNSRSMPPTPQLTRNAFSSIQLRCEEDTPEHFRQRSGSLESQSLFASECDGPEPVFTINTGARRSNSTEVLDDVSSHTSQSSTEYCGHSRARNRHRRQRDYTTYANTGSMPNLAQNDTRCYTHKAPTRPTTTAYYVTGYPCFTDPYTNGTYAYEDETAGHYSVNPSYQALSYNTQEPYGEYNHTEMDPMSQNPYATLRQPRTRPPSRNENLSKGMQRAMVAEHLRGWYNRNATHRQMPYEYERESQQVLPYRVTPHTYGYNDRNPLYASVSPASNTGNWRDHLSVGLSEYSMGLHPQHAYSYNSVHQGHLPHSRHAFSPHPAPSWYYPPPSFSPSACTSSSSYFSLPPPPSSRYRVERSACDGSKTDMVNKASLLNVALDTTSHSF is encoded by the exons TGATGAAAGTGCAACATCAGACTTGAAAAAGCTGCCCGTGTTTCCCACAGCTGTTTTAAAGGAGCACCCATCCCTGGCCTATTG TGAAGGCAGAGTCATCGAGCATTACAAAACCCTCAAAGGGCTCACCCGAGGAAAGGCCATCGTACA GTATCTCCTGTTAGTGGAATCTTTACCTTCATATGGTGTTCATTATTATGAAGTGAAG GACAAGCAGGGAATTCCGTGGTGGTTGGGAATCAGCTACAAAGGCATTGCCCAGTACGACCAACAAGACAAGCTAAAACCCAGGAAG GTCTTTCACTGGAAGCAGTTGGAGAACTTGTATTTCCGTGAGAAGAAATTTGCAGTTGAGGTCAACGACCCTCCCAG GAGAGCATCATCCAAGTCCACTTTTGGCCAGTCTGGACATACGATCCACACGTGGTATGCCAGCCACTCACTGATAAAAACCATCTGGGCTATGGCCATCAGCCAGCACCAGTTCTACCTCGACTGCAAACAGAGCAAA TCTAAAATAAGCACATCTAAGAATCTGGGAGACATCGCCATGGACCTTACAGATAATGGTGCCTCAAGAGTCAGCAAGCTGGTGAGTGGAGAGAGCAAAGACCAGCTCATCATGGCCAGCAATGGAAGCTTGGCCTCTGCAG gttCTGCAGATTCTGAGGTTAATGAGGAGCTGAAGAAAGAGAAGATTGTGGAGCTGAAGAAGAAAGCAGATAGCCTTCAGGAACTTCTAACTCAGAACTTGAGTGAGCTTAAGAAGATCTGCCTCAGAGAAGCA GAACTGACAGGTAAATTGCCTAAAGAATATCCTTTAGCATCAGGAGAGAAGCCTCCTTCCGTTAGAAGACGTGTAGGAACTTCTTTCAAGCTGGATGAACTTTTCCCTTATGATGCG GACCCTCACTTGAGGAACTTAGAAAGCCGGTTTGCTCTTCAGCAGAAGATTGTAGAAGCGGCAAAGAAGCTTGCCAATGAAATGGAACTTTGTAAAACTGTGAAGAAGAAACGAAGGAGGAACTTTGAAGATGCTAAGAGGACCCTTCAACAGATTGAGAATGAAATTAATGACTACAGAGTGAAAACGGGCAAGAAACCTACACAAAGGGCCTCTGTGATTATTG ATGACATGAATGCAGCAGAACTCAGCTCACTATCTGACAGCTTAAACCTGGATGATG ATGAGGCATTTGTAGTACAACGGCAGCGTTCCCGTTCAGTCCAGTGTTCTCCACGGCCTCCAGACAGCCTCAGCATTCCATATCACTCCGATCGCAGGGTCTCAGAGCAACCACACAACTCTGACGG AATAAACTACGGTGAAGTCCAAGAACCTTACCCCTACGTTAACCAAGTCACTTTATCACCGCACAACAGCCCGTTTTACGCTCCCTCCAGACAAGCAGGAAACTCCCGCAGCATGCCTCCTACACCCCAGCTGACCCGCAACGCCTTTAGCAGCATCCAGCTCAG GTGTGAGGAGGACACGCCTGAGCACTTCCGTCAGCGCAGTGGCAGTCTAGAGTCTCAGTCACTCTTTGCCTCAGAGTGTGACGGCCCCGAGCCTGTGTTCACAATCAACACTGGTGCCCGACGCAGCAACAGCACTGAGGTACTTGACGATGTCTCCTCACACACCAGCCAGTCAAGCACGGAGTACTGCGGCCATTCGCGCGCTCGAAACCGCCACCGTCGCCAGAGAGATTACACCACCTATGCTAATACAGGCAGCATGCCCAACTTGGCACAGAATGATACCCGCTGCTACACCCACAAGGCACCGACCAGACCTACCACAACAGCCTACTACGTCACTGGATACCCCTGTTTCACAGATCCGTACACCAACGGAACCTATGCATATGAGGATGAGACGGCGGGCCATTATAGCGTAAATCCTTCCTACCAGGCTCTGTCGTACAATACACAGGAACCATACGGTGAATATAATCACACTGAGATGGACCCCATGAGCCAGAATCCATATGCCACACTGAGGCAGCCAAGGACTCGACCGCCATCGAGGAATGAAAACCTATCAAAGGGCATGCAGAGGGCCATGGTGGCCGAGCACTTACGAGGCTGGTATAACCGGAACGCAACGCACAGGCAGATGCCGTACGAGTACGAGAGGGAGTCCCAGCAAGTCCTACCCTACAGGGTGACGCCACATACTTATGGCTATAACGATCGCAACCCCTTATACGCCTCAG TTTCTCCAGCATCTAACACGGGGAACTGGCGTGATCACTTGTCTGTGGGTTTATCGGAATACAGCATGGGCCTTCATCCACAGCATGCCTATAGCTACAATTCTGTCCATCAGGGTCACCTTCCACACAGCCG ACATGCCTTCAGTCCACACCCTGCACCCTCCTGGTACTACCCACCTCCTTCCTTCTCACCTAGTGCCTGTACTTCCTCATCTTCTTACTTCTCCCTCCCACCACCCCCTTCTTCCCGCTATCGGGTGGAGCGTTCGGCCTGTGATGGTTCCAAAACTGACATGGTTAATAAAGCTTCCTTGCTAAATGTAGCCCTTGata CCACCAGCCACAGCTTCTAG